A section of the Triticum dicoccoides isolate Atlit2015 ecotype Zavitan chromosome 7A, WEW_v2.0, whole genome shotgun sequence genome encodes:
- the LOC119329955 gene encoding cysteine synthase, chloroplastic/chromoplastic-like isoform X1: protein MAPGVGEAEGAGRRGVPSLLAGGGTGQEEHIASDVTQLIGWTPLIELKRVAGKEGVGARIVGKMEAYQPLCSVKDRSALRMIEDAEEKGLISPGVTTLVEPTSGNLGLGLVLIALSKGYRFVAVMPGQYSLDKQILLRYMGAELFITGLIYLLTVTTEEAMVNARRLAMEEGLLVGISSGANLAACLKVAAREENKGKMIVTMFPSGGERYMNSDLFAAVREECIAMTF, encoded by the exons ATGGCGCCGGGGGTGGGGGAGGCGGAGGGGGCAGGCAGGAGAGGGGTCCCTTCCCTGCTCGCCGGCGGCGGAACCGGGCAGGAGGAGCACATCGCCTCCGACGTCACCCAG CTAATAGGGTGGACGCCGCTGATCGAGCTGAAGCGGGTCGCCGGGAAGGAGGGGGTGGGTGCCCGCATCGTCGGCAAGATGGAGGCCTACCAGCCCCTCTGCTCCGTCAAGGACCGCAGCGCTCTCAG GATGATAGAAGACGCTGAAGAGAAAGGGCTGATTTCACCTGGTGTCACGACTCTAGTCGAGCCGACAAGTGGTAATTTGGGGCTAGGACTGGTTCTCATTGCTTTGAGCAAAGGGTACAGGTTTGTCGCGGTGATGCCGGGCCAGTACTCGCTGGATAAGCAGATCTTGTTGAGATACATGGGTGCTGAGTTGTTCATAACTG GTCTGATTTATTTGCTTACCGTGACCACCGAGGAAGCAATGGTGAACGCAAGGAGGTTGGCAATGGAAGAGGGCCTGCTTGTGGGCATATCTTCCGGGGCAAACTTGGCGGCTTGCTTGAAG GTTGCGGCGAGAGAAGAGAACAAGGGAAAGATGATTGTGACCATGTTCCCCAGCGGGGGCGAGAGATACATGAACTCTGACCTCTTTGCAGCTGTAAGAGAGGAGTGTATTGCCATGACCTTTTGA
- the LOC119329955 gene encoding cysteine synthase, chloroplastic/chromoplastic-like isoform X2, whose translation MAPGVGEAEGAGRRGVPSLLAGGGTGQEEHIASDVTQLIGWTPLIELKRVAGKEGVGARIVGKMEAYQPLCSVKDRSALRMIEDAEEKGLISPGVTTLVEPTSGNLGLGLVLIALSKGYRFVAVMPGQYSLDKQILLRYMGAELFITAMVNARRLAMEEGLLVGISSGANLAACLKVAAREENKGKMIVTMFPSGGERYMNSDLFAAVREECIAMTF comes from the exons ATGGCGCCGGGGGTGGGGGAGGCGGAGGGGGCAGGCAGGAGAGGGGTCCCTTCCCTGCTCGCCGGCGGCGGAACCGGGCAGGAGGAGCACATCGCCTCCGACGTCACCCAG CTAATAGGGTGGACGCCGCTGATCGAGCTGAAGCGGGTCGCCGGGAAGGAGGGGGTGGGTGCCCGCATCGTCGGCAAGATGGAGGCCTACCAGCCCCTCTGCTCCGTCAAGGACCGCAGCGCTCTCAG GATGATAGAAGACGCTGAAGAGAAAGGGCTGATTTCACCTGGTGTCACGACTCTAGTCGAGCCGACAAGTGGTAATTTGGGGCTAGGACTGGTTCTCATTGCTTTGAGCAAAGGGTACAGGTTTGTCGCGGTGATGCCGGGCCAGTACTCGCTGGATAAGCAGATCTTGTTGAGATACATGGGTGCTGAGTTGTTCATAACTG CAATGGTGAACGCAAGGAGGTTGGCAATGGAAGAGGGCCTGCTTGTGGGCATATCTTCCGGGGCAAACTTGGCGGCTTGCTTGAAG GTTGCGGCGAGAGAAGAGAACAAGGGAAAGATGATTGTGACCATGTTCCCCAGCGGGGGCGAGAGATACATGAACTCTGACCTCTTTGCAGCTGTAAGAGAGGAGTGTATTGCCATGACCTTTTGA